The Spirochaetaceae bacterium DNA segment TTGCTAGTCAAATCAAGCGTTTCCAAACTAATAAGATTATTCAGGTTAATATAATTTAATCGATTACCATTTAAATCAAGATACTTTAAGTTTGTCAGCGTATCCATATTAATGGCAGTCAGTGAATATCGAATTAAGGTAAGTGTCGTTAGTCCTATTAAATATTCAATTCCTGCTGTATTACTAATACCATCAACTAAACGCCCGCTGCCAACAGCGTCAAGCCATTCAATCCTCGCCAACTCATCACTCAACGCCTGCCCTGTTAAGTTGACATTATTACCTAACCTTCTTGCCACCACCCTTCTCAAATTCTCATCTGGGAACAAACTGGCCAGTGTAGCGTTAGCCGGTACCGGCAAGCCTTGCCCTTGCGCATTTATGGCTATTAGTAATAAAAATAAAATTAATATTTTTTTCATAGTTTTAGTTTAACATAGCTTGGGGTTAAAGTAAAGCTAAAATTTAAAAGTTTGGCCTGTGGTACAGCTTGCTATCTGGCAAAACATAGATAAAGGCTTTCATAAAGTAAACATCACACGCATTCTATCGCGGCTGAAAAGTTGCCACAAAGTGATAGCCGGAGGTAGCTTGTGCGGCCCGGAAAGTACCCAATGAAGCTGTAAGGTAGTAGCCGCTGCCAATAGAGTAAGACAAGCAACCCTAAGTCAAGACAGCAGTTAATAAGATTAAAGTAATTACTAAGTTTTTAACCATTATTTAATTAAGCTCTCGTCTATTCATTTGTTGGCAGCATATAAATAGTCATAACCTCTACCACAGGATAGGGGTCTTCGCCGCCAACCCAGTTAAATACACCATGAATTTGTACCAAATTACCTAAGGTTAAGTCATCAAAGTTAAAATTACGGTTAAAAAGTAACCTTATTGCTCCCGTGTCGTCATTTAAAAAATAACGGCTATTGGTTACACCCAATAAGCTCCAAATGGTAGGACGTTGTGCAATGTACCCCATTAAAACTACCCGAGTGCCAACACTTCTCCTATTCATTCTACGCACTTGCTGCACACTAATATACTGGGCCGGTTCTTGGCTAATGCGGTTATCTGCCAACCGTGCCGGTCTGGTATCGTCTATTAAAAAGATGATAAGGAGAAACACTATAAGTATAGACGCTATCCAAAAATAATATTTTAACGCTGCTTTAGTCGTTTTAGCCGGCTTATCCACAATGGGTGTTTCTAAAAGTTTCATTTAATATTGCTTTTTTAATTATTATCTGCTACTTGTTAGTTATTAACTATTTAAAGCTTCTTTAATAGCCTTTGTCAGTTGGTCGCTGCAGCTGGTACCGCGTCCTTTGCAATCTAACCCTTCAAGTTTGCTTACAGCTTCTTCTATCGGCATACCTTCAATCAGACGGCTTATGGCTTTTAAATTGCCCATACAACCGCCAATAAATTGTACATTGTGCAGTTTGCCGTCTTCAATATCAAAGTTTATATGCTGGGCACAGGTGCCTGTTGTTTTGTAAGTCATTGTTAAATTAAATACCTCTTTGTGTAATTAAAACAATACACTAATAACTATAAAAAAGCAAGAGATTGTATGGCTATTGGCCAATAGTTAAAACCGTGTTAATAATCTACTTTTAAGTGTAATAACTACTTATTTGATAATAACAATGAGGTTTTTTGCACTTATAATGCTTTTTGTATTGAAAATTTACTTATAATGGAATACTCTCTTATCTATAAATTTTAGAGTGGAGGGTATGAATGTTGCCAAAAGTTTTAAAATATAGCATAATTGTTAGCGGTAATGACTATATGAAAAAAAAGAAAAGACGAACTAAAAAAAATTTAAAAAGGGCTGCCCGCCAACGAGCTGCCTTGTTGTTAATTGTCGCCTTAGTAGCGGCTGTGGTAGCCCTAGATTATTTTTTTAACGATGGCGAACTATTTAGACAGTTTAATGATTGGTTAGCCGATGATGTACCGGTTTTAGTTACCGATAGGCCGGCGGTTTTACGGCGCGATTTAGCGGCTTACTACCCCTTAAGCGAGCGAGAGTTACAATTAATAGAACACAGCGCTTTTAGTTTAGGCTTTAACGATGCGTGGCGTACGGCGGCGTGGGTGGTGCATAGATTAAACCACAGCGATTTTTTAAGCGGTGAGCGCCACACCCGGACCGACCGTTTTTTACCCGACCCTTTTTTGGCTAACAGCCCGGTAACCGCCGATTATTTGCGCAGCGGGTTTGACCGCGGTCATTTAGCCCCCGCCGCCGATTTTAGTTTTAATGCCGATTTTATGCGCGAAAGTTTTTATATGAGTAATATCGCTCCGCAATATCCTAACCTTAACCGTATTTTATGGAACGAGATAGAGCAATTTATCCGCCGGTCTATGCCGCAGCGGCCGCAAATGGTTATTTTTACCGGTCCTATCCACTACGGTGAACCCAGCCGGTTTATTGGTAACAGCCGGGTAGCGGTGCCCGATGCTTTTTACAAAATAGCTTATGACGAAGCCCGTAGCGAGGTACTGGTTTTTGTAGCTAACAACATCGCCGAAAGGCAGCCCGGTATTACCCAAAGTAACAGCTATATGGTTACTCTGGCCGATGTAGAACGTTTAAGTGAGCTTACCTTTTTGCAAAACAGCCCTAATCGCTCTAATTTGCTAACGATGTTAAGTTTTGCCGTGTGGGGCCATTAAACTACCAAAAAAGGTAATAATTTAGGGTGGTGTTAATAAGGCCATCATCATCGGTATAACTACTTAAAGTTATTAAGTAATTTTGATGGCGAAAAAATTGATATTCTAAAGTTAAAGCCTCTTCTATAGCGGTAACTACACGGTCCGGTTGTTCCGGGCCGGTAAACCATAGGCCCGTAGCGGCAGCTGCACCTTCGGTTAAGCTTAAGAGCTGCTGCTCCACTTCATCAGCATTAAGCGGGCGGTATAAATGAGTAAGTAACCCGCTTACATCGGCTAACGGCTGCGGCACAACAAAAGTGATAAAACTTACATTGCCCGCACTATCAAAGGTGTAGATAAGCCGGCCGTCCATATTTTGCCAGCTGCGCATATAAATGCTGTGGCTGGGCGGCATACTCATAGTCATAATACCATCAAGGCCCTCTACAGCGGCTAATTCGTTGTAAGGTAAACCAATAGTACCTTTAAACGGCAGGTAATTACTAACCTCGTTATCACTTTGGGCACAAGCGGCAGCAGAGGCTAAAAACATAACTAAAACGAATAATAAATAATTTTTCATAGGTAATATTCTCTTAAAAATAGGAATTAAAAACAACCGGCTAGGAGATGATATTAAGCATTAGCTCCCATAAATATTCATCGGCTAACATAAAGGCGATACCGTGTTTGGTTTGGCCATCTACAGTAACGCTGCCATTTAACGACATATAAAAATTATCGTATTCTAAAAAAGCTAAATTATTAACGTTAAGAGCATCTGTAAAGCTACGAGCAGCTATTAAAAGCCGTGCTCGTTGCACTTGATTAAAAATTTGAAATTGCCGCTCGGCCAAAAGTTCGTCTAATCTTAAGCTTAAACTTTGTTTGGTAACGGCTACAAAGTGGCGGTTACGACTAACCCGCTGCTGCAAACGCGGTAGCTGCTGTGGGTTATCGGGAACAAAGGTGGCAAAAACAAGGTTGCTGTTGTAGCGCATTAAAAAATAAAGGTTACCATTGGTGCTAAGCCAGCGGCTAGGAAAACTTAATAAAACAAAATTATTTTGCTCGTTAAGTAAATGAGGCTCGCCCATACGGGCAATAATATCGCTGGTGTTGTTACTAATGGCGGTATCAAAGGGCAGGCGGGCCAATAAAGGCGGACCGGCTAAGACGAGTAAAACTAAAATAAGGTATTTTATCATTTGCTTTTAACAATAACATAATTTTGGCAGATAGACAAGCAGAGTTTTACCGCAAATTTAAGCGGTGTTTTAATATTTTTTATAGTATAAATGATTTATCGGCCTTGACATAATTAATATAACAAGACATAATGATAAGAAGGTAAAGGATAATTAGCTCAGTTGGTTAGAGTATCGCCTTGACATGGCGAGGGTCGGCGGTTCGAGCCCGCCATTGTCCAGTAAATATTTATGAAATAAGGGTGAGTTATGAACGTTGAAGTACTAAATACCATTTTAAACGAACTTAAAGACGAATTAAACAAAACCGGTATAGTTAATTTATTAAACGATTTAGCCACCAATATGCAAACTTTGGCTGCGCCTAGTTCGCAAATTATGATAACTCATCTGCCCATTCCAAAACATAAGCAGAACGTAAGCCAGATAAAAATAACTTTAACGGCTAATTTAAGGCAGTCTAAGGTGAACGATTTTCCCTTTTTGTGGAAAGAAAGCTTAAAACATATTGGTTTTGAGGGCTTATTGGGTAACGAGTTGGCCGATAAAATTGAAGATATAATTACCAAATCGCAAACGGCGCCGGCAGTAGCCTACGAAGAACTTGTTGCTATAGCTAAAAGAGTAACCTCTTTAGTTACGGCCATTACTCAGCTTACTGCTATTAATAAAATATTACATATCGGTACCCAAAAGCTGCAAAGCGGCCAGAGCGAGCTGGAGGCTTTAGTGCCTAGGACTGCTATTAATGACAATATGGAAGAATTTTTAAGCGAAACTAAAAAGCTAAAAATGTTTGTCGATGTTTTTAACGAACTGGTTACCGGTACTCGGGGCGGGGTAAAATTAAAAACTATTGCCTCCAGCGATTATAGTTTAACGGTTGCTATTTCCCCTAAAGTAGGCTTATGTATGTTAAAGGCCGTTAGTTTAACTATTGTGGCTTACAAACATGTTTTAGATATAAGAAAGCATTATATGGGGTTAAAATATGGTTTAGGCGTGCCGCTTAATGAGGTAGAAAATTTAGAGAAATATGCCAATGAAAAGATGGAAGAAAGCCTTGTGCAAGGTATTACTCAGTTGGCCGAAGAGAATATTTCATCTGTTATAAAACCGGAGCGCAAGACCGAATTATTAGTGTTAATACATGGCGCTATCCGCGAGCTGGCTAATAGGATTGACCGCGGCTATTGTGTTGATGTACGCTTTAGTGATGGCCGGATTGATGACGATATGACTATTGAAGAAGAAAAAAAGGTAAGAGAGCAAATTAAAGAACTTTCTAAGCACTTAGAGTTTAAAAATGTCAGCGGCGGGCGGATACTTTCGTTACAAGAAGTTAATGCACCGGCTTCGTTTAATATTGGTAAAGTTAGCTAGGAAAAAAATATTTTTAACCCTTAATTAACCCCCGTTATTCGGTTCCCGGCCCTAATATAGCGGTTTAAATTAACTATTGTAAAGGTAAACGACACCCCAGCTAAACCGACACTGCCCCAGCCTAACCCCGAATAAAGACTAGCGCGTCTGAGCTGCGCTTCTCGCTCGTGCGGGTCAAAGCTGTTCATTGCCCGTTCGCCGGCAATTTCGGCCAGCGATAAAAATACTAACGACGAAGCTAAACTGGCCGTAAAGCTGGTTAAACTAATTAAAAAATAACGTTGGCTGCGGTCAAAAAATAATTGGGTATCCCCAGAAATAGGCAGTAAAGTAAAAATAAACTGCGCATCTTCACGCACCGTAAAGCTTTGGTTAATATAGCCGATACTTTGTATCACTACTTGCTCGCCGGTATTGGCCGTAAAGGTGAGCGGGCTGCGGCCAATCAAGAGACCGTTTAAAAAAATTTGTGCCTCTGCCGGGTTGGTTTCTATGCTAATGGTTACCTGCTGGCGCGGTTGTAATTCGCCCTCGATAGAGTGCTGCTGGCCGGTAGTTAAGTTAAGGTTAAAATGCCTATCATAAAAACCGGCGCGCCTAATTAAAAGATGATAGTTGCCGGCGGGCAAATAAAGTAAGCGGGTAACGGTTACCCATTCGTCATTTAAAAATAGTTCGGCCCCAGTTGTTAAATTATTTAAGATAACAGCGGCCGGCTCTTGCCCCATTAAGACGGCCATAGCGTTAGCGGTAATTTGTAAGGCGGCTTCTTCTAACTCTATTACCCTAACGGGGTTGCTAAATAAAGTGATAGTCTCTTGGGTTAAGCTGTTATAAACAAAGTATTCTATAAAACTTATTTGTGCCGTTACGGCCCGGCTGGTACCATAAAACCATAACTCAAAGTTTTCGCGGCCATTATCTTCCAACTCGGCAAAGTTAAGCTGCTGCGGAGGCGTTAAAACAATAGGTAAGCTGGCCGGCAACGGAACCTCGATGGGCCTAGTTAACTGGCGGTTATATTGCCGCTCAAGGGTGCGGCGATTGCGGATTAAATCGCGCTCGGTGGTGAGTAAACGATTGGGCACTAAACGCTCTTGCTCAATTTGTTCGGTAAGCCGTTCAATTTGGCTGGAAAGGTTTTGTAAAGATAACTCCCTAGCGCGGGCGATAAGCGCCTCTTGTTCGGCGGCCGTTAAATGATGATGGTTGGTATATCTAAAATGGTTAATAACTAGGCTGTGCAAGCGGTTAATGGTGTTCTGCTGGCCGTCTTCGTAAAGAAAAGCCACTCTAAAACTTTGCGGTTGTGCCGATAGATGAGCAGCAATAATTAAAAATATAATGACAAGATATTTAACTAGCAAAGATATAACCCGTTATATTGATGGAGGTTGCCTAAAGGTAATATCTTGAAGTATACTGTTTTTATGGATATTAAGCAAGTAATAAACCCTTTTGGCCCCATTTTTTATCAAGAAGAAACAACCAGTACGATGTTAATGGCTAAAGAACAGCCGCAGTTAGGGGGGCTTTATTTAACTAACTACCAAAACTTGCCGCAGGCGCGTGTAGCTGGCCGTACTTGGTTTGCCGGTAAAGGCTTAAATTTAACTTTTACTTTAGCGCTGGCTAATAATTTTAACGACCCGCCCTCTTTATTGTGCGGCCTTGCTGTAAGTAATTTACTTAATGACTTGGGGATTAGTAATACTATTAAATGGCCTAATGATATTTTAGTAAATGATAAAAAGATTTGTGGTATACTCTGCCGGTTAGAAGATAATTTATTGCATATTGGTATCGGACTAAATGTAAATGAAATGAACTTTCCGGCTGATATTAACGCTACGTCGTTAGCTTTAGAGACTGGCCGGAAACTTAACCGTGAAGATTTACTTAATCGCTTGCTTAACCGGTTGCAGCTTACTTTAACTAACCCTGATTGGCTAACAGCTATTAACCGGCGGTTATGGCGTAGAGGACAAAAGGTTAATTACCAAGTTAGCGGAGGGCAAATCAGCGGCTTAATTACCAATATAGCCGGCGACGGGGCGTTAGTGTTAAAGCTGGCCGATGGCAGCCTTTATAATTTGTATGCCGGTGAGGCGGAGTAGCTAATTAACTAAGTAGTTTAGTTGCTGCCTTTACATTTTAGTCTTAAATTGTTAAACTTGCCACTATGAATTATCGGAATAAAAACATAGTAGTAATGGGTTACGGCCTAAACCGGCATGGCAGCGGGGTGGCGGCCAGTTTGTATTTAGCGAAGCAAGGGGCCAAAGTTACCATAACCGATTTACGCACTGCCGAGCAGCTGGCCAAAACTTTGCCTTTGTTAGATAGCTATCCGGTGCAGTGGCAGCTGGGATACCACGTTGAAACTGCCTTTAAAGAAGCCGATTTGATTGTAAAAAATCCCGGCGTGCGGCGCGATTCATCGTATTTGCAGCACGGTAAACCTATTTTAACTGATATTTCCCTCTTTTTAGAGCAAAACCGTAATCCACTTGTCGCCGTAACCGGTAGCAAAGGTAAATCTTCGGTGGTATCGGCTTTACATTATGCTTTAAGTAAAGATGAACCTAGCTATTTAGGTGGCAATATAACGGTATCTCCTTTAAGTTTTTTAGTTAAGTTAAACGGTAGCGAGCCAGTGGTGTTGGAGCTTTCCAGCTGGCAACTGGGCGATTTATTATTAACTAATCAACCTAAAGTTAAAGCTAAGCTGGCTATTTTAACTAATTTAATGCCGGACCACCAAAATTATTATCACAACGATATGCAAGCTTATGCTGAAGATAAGGCGCAAATCTTTAGTGGGCAAAATAAAGATGACTATGCTATCTTAAATTACAATGATGAATGGACGCCTTTTTTTAAAGATAAAATCAGCGGCCGGCTAGCCTATGTTAGCTTAAGCAAGCCTAAAGATAATTTAGATAACATTCTTTATGCTGATGGTAATGAATGGGTGCTTAACCATAACGGCTATGAAGAAAGAGTAGCCAAGCCTAACCCCACTACTGCTATTTTGCCTATTAACTTAATGATTGCCGCTTTAGCTTTAGTGTTATATAAAGGTTACAGCTTAACAGAAGCGCTCACTAAGTTAAAGGATTTTGGCGGTGTGCCGCACCGATGCGAGTTTATTAAAGAAATTA contains these protein-coding regions:
- a CDS encoding PEGA domain-containing protein, with protein sequence MLVKYLVIIFLIIAAHLSAQPQSFRVAFLYEDGQQNTINRLHSLVINHFRYTNHHHLTAAEQEALIARARELSLQNLSSQIERLTEQIEQERLVPNRLLTTERDLIRNRRTLERQYNRQLTRPIEVPLPASLPIVLTPPQQLNFAELEDNGRENFELWFYGTSRAVTAQISFIEYFVYNSLTQETITLFSNPVRVIELEEAALQITANAMAVLMGQEPAAVILNNLTTGAELFLNDEWVTVTRLLYLPAGNYHLLIRRAGFYDRHFNLNLTTGQQHSIEGELQPRQQVTISIETNPAEAQIFLNGLLIGRSPLTFTANTGEQVVIQSIGYINQSFTVREDAQFIFTLLPISGDTQLFFDRSQRYFLISLTSFTASLASSLVFLSLAEIAGERAMNSFDPHEREAQLRRASLYSGLGWGSVGLAGVSFTFTIVNLNRYIRAGNRITGVN
- the murD gene encoding UDP-N-acetylmuramoyl-L-alanine--D-glutamate ligase — translated: MNYRNKNIVVMGYGLNRHGSGVAASLYLAKQGAKVTITDLRTAEQLAKTLPLLDSYPVQWQLGYHVETAFKEADLIVKNPGVRRDSSYLQHGKPILTDISLFLEQNRNPLVAVTGSKGKSSVVSALHYALSKDEPSYLGGNITVSPLSFLVKLNGSEPVVLELSSWQLGDLLLTNQPKVKAKLAILTNLMPDHQNYYHNDMQAYAEDKAQIFSGQNKDDYAILNYNDEWTPFFKDKISGRLAYVSLSKPKDNLDNILYADGNEWVLNHNGYEERVAKPNPTTAILPINLMIAALALVLYKGYSLTEALTKLKDFGGVPHRCEFIKEIKGVKYYNDSAATIPQATLASAGNFEAAKLHLILGGSDKELDFTSLMPLLKEVKGLYLLAGNATDKLILLLNKSGLSYNVFNNMAAAVMAARGAAISGDSVLLSPAATSFGMFANEFARGEAFVEAMEGIN
- a CDS encoding biotin--[acetyl-CoA-carboxylase] ligase, which translates into the protein MDIKQVINPFGPIFYQEETTSTMLMAKEQPQLGGLYLTNYQNLPQARVAGRTWFAGKGLNLTFTLALANNFNDPPSLLCGLAVSNLLNDLGISNTIKWPNDILVNDKKICGILCRLEDNLLHIGIGLNVNEMNFPADINATSLALETGRKLNREDLLNRLLNRLQLTLTNPDWLTAINRRLWRRGQKVNYQVSGGQISGLITNIAGDGALVLKLADGSLYNLYAGEAE
- a CDS encoding TIGR03905 family TSCPD domain-containing protein, which produces MTYKTTGTCAQHINFDIEDGKLHNVQFIGGCMGNLKAISRLIEGMPIEEAVSKLEGLDCKGRGTSCSDQLTKAIKEALNS
- a CDS encoding DNA/RNA non-specific endonuclease, encoding MKKKKRRTKKNLKRAARQRAALLLIVALVAAVVALDYFFNDGELFRQFNDWLADDVPVLVTDRPAVLRRDLAAYYPLSERELQLIEHSAFSLGFNDAWRTAAWVVHRLNHSDFLSGERHTRTDRFLPDPFLANSPVTADYLRSGFDRGHLAPAADFSFNADFMRESFYMSNIAPQYPNLNRILWNEIEQFIRRSMPQRPQMVIFTGPIHYGEPSRFIGNSRVAVPDAFYKIAYDEARSEVLVFVANNIAERQPGITQSNSYMVTLADVERLSELTFLQNSPNRSNLLTMLSFAVWGH